In the Syngnathus scovelli strain Florida chromosome 8, RoL_Ssco_1.2, whole genome shotgun sequence genome, one interval contains:
- the sik1 gene encoding serine/threonine-protein kinase SIK1, whose product MVIMSDNSRGLQPSPGPQGRPLQVGFYEIIRTLGKGNFAVVKLARHKVTKTQVAIKIIDKTRLNPSNLEKIYREVQIMKLLNHPHIIKLYQVMETKDMLYIVTEYAKNGEMFDHLTTNGRMNETEARKKFWQILTAVDYCHRHHIVHRDLKTENLLLDANMNIKLADFGFGNFYNAGEPLSTWCGSPPYAAPEVFEGKEYEGPQLDIWSLGVVLYVLVCGSLPFDGPSLPALRQRVTEGRFRIPFFMSQDCENLIRKMLVVDPAKRISVAQIKQHRWMLADPTAAHQTLSHSLTDYNSNLGDYSEPVLGIMNTLGIDRQRTIESLQSSSYNHFSAIYYLLLERVKEHRNQQLSRQCGSWNQRQRSISDTTGAEQVILKAENLRTAAFSIPTKSVPPIYSEMECDQGGLFQRIVFPVEASFNRLLWNRSISPNSLLETSISEEVRPRDLEEEEAAQSVGPLLPPTTTSRRHTLAEVSARFHQCNPPCIVVSPSDGASSDSCLKSSSSPTAPLQAPMGGNVSTPPSCGAKEGGLLPAGAPLALSSHLLPQIQGSLPAASFQEGRRASDTSLTQGLKAFRQQLRKNTRTKGLLGLNKIKGLTRPVASPPSSNRGSRGSLGPTLSEHRSMLEEVLHQQRMLQIQHQSHKAQVQNTPSGPTQNPLLFLSQHQSPSPPPSSVFASSSLFEAPSHLQSKPLPPPQPLGLPRGLWQHGLETTSLSPVASAAYLLEARLHISPHHNHHHTGLQQQPSAVQYPTAWAMAPPSGAEPDMQDLVLTGQTQLSNCVMVK is encoded by the exons ATGGTGATCATGTCAGACAACAGCCGGGGGCTCCAGCCCAGCCCAGGGCCCCAGGGCAGGCCCCTGCAGGTGGGCTTCTACGAGATCATCCGCACCCTGGGTAAAGGCAACTTTGCTGTGGTGAAACTGGCAAGGCATAAAGTCACCAAAACCCAG GTGGCCataaagattattgacaaaaCCCGACTGAACCCGTCTAATTTGGAGAAAATCTACAGAGAAGTGCAAATTATGAAGTTGCTCAACCATCCTCACATCATAAAACTCTATCAG GTCATGGAGACCAAAGATATGCTGTATATCGTGACAGAGTATGCGAAGAACGGCGAAATGTTTG ATCACCTGACCACAAACGGCCGCATGAACGAAACAGAAGCGCGGAAGAAGTTTTGGCAGATTCTCACGGCAGTCGACTACTGTCACCGGCACCACATCGTCCACCGTGACCTCAAAACTGAGAACCTGTTGCTCGACGCTAACATGAACATCAAACTGGCCG ACTTTGGATTCGGTAACTTCTACAATGCAGGGGAGCCCCTGTCGACATGGTGTGGCAGCCCCCCGTACGCAGCACCTGAAGTTTTTGAAGGCAAAGAGTATGAAGGACCTCAATTGGACATTTGG AGCCTCGGTGTGGTGCTCTACGTGCTGGTTTGTGGCTCCCTTCCCTTCGACGGTCCCAGCCTTCCTGCGCTCAGGCAAAGGGTCACTGAGGGACGCTTCAGAATCCCCTTCTTCATGTCCCAAG ACTGTGAAAACCTCATTCGCAAGATGCTGGTGGTGGACCCAGCAAAGAGGATCAGCGTGGCCCAGATCAAGCAGCACCGCTGGATGCTGGCGGACCCCACGGCAGCCCACCAGACCTTGAGCCACTCTCTGACAGATTACAACTCCAACCTTGGGGACTATAGTGAACCTGTGCTGGGGATCATGAACACCCTTGGGATCGACCGCCAGAGGACCATCGAG TCTTTACAGAGCAGTAGCTACAATCACTTCTCAGCCATCTACTACCTGCTACTGGAGAGGGTCAAAGAGCATCGCAACCAGCAGCTGAGCCGTCAGTGCGGAAGCTGGAACCAAAGGCAGAGGAGCATCTCCGACACCACCGGAGCAGAG CAGGTCATCCTGAAGGCAGAGAACTTGAGAACAGCAGCATTCTCCATTCCAACCAAAAGTGTTCCTCCAATCTACTCGGAGATGGAATGCGATCAAGGTGGATTGTTCCAG CGCATTGTCTTCCCGGTGGAGGCCAGCTTCAACAGGCTGCTGTGGAACCGTTCCATTTCCCCTAACAGCCTGCTGGAGACGAGCATCAGCGAGGAGGTGCGGCCCCGCGacctggaggaagaggaggcggcgCAGAGCGTTGGTCCGCTGctgccccccaccaccacctcaCGCCGGCACACTCTGGCCGAGGTGTCCGCACGCTTTCACCAGTGCAACCCTCCAT GTATTGTTGTCAGTCCCTCGGACGGCGCATCTTCTGACAGTTGCCTGAAGTCGTCCTCCAGTCCCACCGCCCCTCTGCAGGCTCCCATGGGTGGCAACGTGTCAACACCTCCTTCCTGCGGTGCTAAAGAGGGGGGCCTCCTGCCTGCTGGCGCCCCCCTGGCCCTCTCCTCACACCTCCTGCCCCAAATCCAGGGCAGCCTTCCTGCAGCCAGTTTCCAGGAGGGTCGCAGGGCCTCTGACACCTCCCTGACACAAG GCCTCAAAGCTTTCCGGCAGCAGCTGAGGAAAAACACTCGCACCAAAGGGCTCCTGGGATTGAACAAGATCAAGGGTCTGACGAGGCCGGTGGCGTCACCTCCGTCCTCCAACCGGGGCAGCCGAGGGTCCCTGGGCCCCACCCTATCTGAGCACCGCAGCATGCTAGAGGAGGTGCTGCACCAACAACG GATGCTCCAAATCCAGCACCAGTCCCACAAAGCTCAGGTCCAGAACACTCCATCAGGACCCACCCAGAATCCTTTGCTGTTTCTGTCCCAGCACCAGTCACCCTCACCTCCGCCATCTTCAGTATTCGCTTCATCTTCTTTATTCGAGGCGCCATCCCACCTACAGAGCAAGCCACTGCCCCCTCCTCAGCCGCTGGGCCTGCCTCGTGGCCTCTGGCAGCATGGCCTGGAGACCACCTCTTTGTCTCCCGTGGCCTCCGCTGCTTACCTCCTGGAGGCCCGTCTACACATCAGCCCGCACCACAACCACCACCACACTGGCCTGCAGCAACAGCCGAGCGCTGTGCAATATCCCACCGCCTGGGCCATGGCCCCGCCATCCGGAGCTGAACCTGACATGCAGGACCTGGTTCTGACGGGTCAGACGCAGTTGAGCAACTGCGTGATGGTCAAGTAG
- the ankrd10b gene encoding ankyrin repeat domain-containing protein 10b isoform X2: protein MSVVCDSGFSSEEVLNSRFPLHRACRDGDVGTLCSLLHTTANPADLTVEDTFYGWTPIHWAAHFGKLECVMRLVQVGCGVNIVTSKFAQTPTHISAFGGHPQCLLWLLQAGADINRQDYVGETPIHKAARAGSLECINALLVHGAKADVRNASGLTAADLAHAQGFQECAELLANAQNFQQNMAQFHNGAFLNGSSQNGGHTHPTIQSRSFFKGIPNRKRSFDGQEINAVKKARPNGAGNAFELQNGNGPLVGAGESPMESMELASTVNSVSVGISSLGHCQPQLPFERDSTAVYTGSPENSQVEHQKSVKAEQLYDHTILSTMLLYHGA from the exons ATGTCGGTGGTGTGTGATTCTGGATTCTCGAGTGAGGAGGTGTTAAACAGCCGCTTCCCTCTCCACCGGGCGTGCAGAGACGGAGATGTCGGCACCTTGTGCTCCTTGCTTCATACAACCGCGAACCCGGCTGACCTAACCGTGGAGGACACCTTCTACGGCTGGACGCCCATACACTGGGCAGCTCATTTCGGAAAG CTGGAGTGTGTGATGCGTCTGGTACAAGTGGGCTGCGGTGTCAACATTGTGACCTCCAAGTTTGCCCAGACACCAACTCACATTTCAGCATTTGGAGGCCATCCCCAATGCTTGTTATGGCTCCTACAAGCCGGCGCAGACATTAATAGACAG GACTATGTGGGCGAGACGCCCATCCACAAGGCTGCACGTGCGGGCAGTCTGGAGTGCATCAACGCTCTCCTAGTGCACGGAGCAAAAGCTGA TGTAAGGAATGCCAGTGGGCTGACCGCCGCCGACCTGGCCCACGCGCAGGGCTTCCAGGAGTGTGCTGAGCTTCTCGCCAATGCCCAAAACTTTCAACAAAACATGGCTCAGTTCCATAACGGGGCCTTTCTTAATGGCTCCAGCCAGAATGGGGGCCACACACACCCCACTATCCAGAGCCGCAGCTTCTTCAAGGGCATACCCAACAGAAAGAGGTCATTCGATGGCCAGGAAATCAACGCGGTCAAGAAGGCAAGACCTAATG GCGCTGGCAATGCATTCGAACTGCAGAACGGCAACGGGCCTCTGGTTGGCGCTGGAGAGTCCCCTATGGAAAGCATGGAGTTGGCGTCTACTGTGAACTCAG TGTCAGTTGGCATTTCCTCACTTGGTCACTGTCAACCGCAGCTTCCCTTCGAGCGCGATTCCACTGCAGTCTACACGGGGTCACCCGAGAACAGCCAAGTGGAGCACCAGAAGTCTGTTAAAGCGGAGCAGTTGTATGACCACACCATCTTGAGCACCATGCTCCTCTACCATGGAGCCTAA
- the ankrd10b gene encoding ankyrin repeat domain-containing protein 10b isoform X1 codes for MSVVCDSGFSSEEVLNSRFPLHRACRDGDVGTLCSLLHTTANPADLTVEDTFYGWTPIHWAAHFGKLECVMRLVQVGCGVNIVTSKFAQTPTHISAFGGHPQCLLWLLQAGADINRQDYVGETPIHKAARAGSLECINALLVHGAKADVRNASGLTAADLAHAQGFQECAELLANAQNFQQNMAQFHNGAFLNGSSQNGGHTHPTIQSRSFFKGIPNRKRSFDGQEINAVKKARPNGAGNAFELQNGNGPLVGAGESPMESMELASTVNSGGPGPVSLGLNGLAPANEPGPMDQWEDQGGRATSSPAAKELEVFNVASMQTPCRCTNSYAYL; via the exons ATGTCGGTGGTGTGTGATTCTGGATTCTCGAGTGAGGAGGTGTTAAACAGCCGCTTCCCTCTCCACCGGGCGTGCAGAGACGGAGATGTCGGCACCTTGTGCTCCTTGCTTCATACAACCGCGAACCCGGCTGACCTAACCGTGGAGGACACCTTCTACGGCTGGACGCCCATACACTGGGCAGCTCATTTCGGAAAG CTGGAGTGTGTGATGCGTCTGGTACAAGTGGGCTGCGGTGTCAACATTGTGACCTCCAAGTTTGCCCAGACACCAACTCACATTTCAGCATTTGGAGGCCATCCCCAATGCTTGTTATGGCTCCTACAAGCCGGCGCAGACATTAATAGACAG GACTATGTGGGCGAGACGCCCATCCACAAGGCTGCACGTGCGGGCAGTCTGGAGTGCATCAACGCTCTCCTAGTGCACGGAGCAAAAGCTGA TGTAAGGAATGCCAGTGGGCTGACCGCCGCCGACCTGGCCCACGCGCAGGGCTTCCAGGAGTGTGCTGAGCTTCTCGCCAATGCCCAAAACTTTCAACAAAACATGGCTCAGTTCCATAACGGGGCCTTTCTTAATGGCTCCAGCCAGAATGGGGGCCACACACACCCCACTATCCAGAGCCGCAGCTTCTTCAAGGGCATACCCAACAGAAAGAGGTCATTCGATGGCCAGGAAATCAACGCGGTCAAGAAGGCAAGACCTAATG GCGCTGGCAATGCATTCGAACTGCAGAACGGCAACGGGCCTCTGGTTGGCGCTGGAGAGTCCCCTATGGAAAGCATGGAGTTGGCGTCTACTGTGAACTCAGGTGGGCCAGGACCCGTTTCATTGGGGCTGAATGGGCTTGCGCCAGCCAACGAGCCAGGGCCTATGGATCAGTGGGAGGACCAGGGGGGGCGGGCCACCTCCAGCCCCGCAGCTAAAGAGCTGGAGGTCTTCAATGTGGCATCCATGCAGACTCCTTGCCGTTGCACTAATTCGTACGCTTATTTGTAG